The genomic stretch GGCGATCGGGCTCGGCGTCGGGCTTTATGCAAGGGCGATCCCGCAGGGGAACGGCGGATGGTGGCGCTTCGCCGCCGCCACTGTCGCCCTGGCGGTTGCCGCCCGGTTGGCCGGGCATGGCTGGGCGGGAACTCTTTTGGCGTCGGCTGCCGAGCTGCTGGCGGTCGGCATGGTGTGGTGCGGCGGCACCGCCGAGGCCCGCGCCGCCGCCCGCAAATATCTGACCGCGGTGCTGCTCGCCACGCTGTGCGGCTGGACGGCGCTGGCGCTGATCCAGCTGGGTGCGGTGCGGCCCGCCGCTCCGTGGGACCGGCTGGCGCTGGCGTTGCTGCTGATCGGTGTGGCGCTGAAGCTGGGACTGGTTCCGGTCTATTTCTGGCTGCCGGCGGTGGCGCGGGCGTCGTCGGCGATGACGACGGCGCTGATCGTCGCGGTGGTCGATGTCGGCGGGTTCTGCGAGTTGCTGGCCTTGCGGGACGTTGCGCCCTGGATCTTCACCGACTTCGCGCCGTTGTGGATCGGGCTGGCGGGGCTGTCGCTGCTGGGAGCCGCCCTGCTGGCGTTGGCCCAGCGCGAGCTGAAGCCGATGCTGGCCTTCTCCTCCATCGATGACATGGGCTATCTGCTGCTCGGGCTGGTGGCCGGTGGGGCCGACGGCATGGCCGGGGCCTGGTTCGGGATCCTGGGCCATGCGCTGGGCAAGATCGTGTTGTTCGGTGCCGTCGGTGCGGCGGAGTGGCATCTCGGCCGACCGGTGACGCTGGATGACCGAGGCCTGTCCACCCCGCTGCCGGTGGCGAGTGCCGCCTTCATGCTGGGGGCACTGGGCTTCATCGGCATCCCACCGACGCTGGGCTTCGTCGGGCATTGGCGGCTGTATCTGGCTGGTGCGGAACTGGGCGGGCCGGTGCTGCTGGCGGTGCTCTATGCATCGTCCGCCATGGCGCTGCTCTGCTATGTCCGCGCCATCCACAGGGTTTGGTTGGGGCCGGCAGACGGGCTCGTCGGCGCGCGGC from Azospirillum sp. TSH100 encodes the following:
- a CDS encoding proton-conducting transporter membrane subunit, yielding MDMVLIPLFLAIGLGVGLYARAIPQGNGGWWRFAAATVALAVAARLAGHGWAGTLLASAAELLAVGMVWCGGTAEARAAARKYLTAVLLATLCGWTALALIQLGAVRPAAPWDRLALALLLIGVALKLGLVPVYFWLPAVARASSAMTTALIVAVVDVGGFCELLALRDVAPWIFTDFAPLWIGLAGLSLLGAALLALAQRELKPMLAFSSIDDMGYLLLGLVAGGADGMAGAWFGILGHALGKIVLFGAVGAAEWHLGRPVTLDDRGLSTPLPVASAAFMLGALGFIGIPPTLGFVGHWRLYLAGAELGGPVLLAVLYASSAMALLCYVRAIHRVWLGPADGLVGARPLPHAAALVLLAFAVAPVLFGLAPNALRPAAEPHPHVAELAIEPAANPTGGVK